One genomic segment of Fervidobacterium pennivorans includes these proteins:
- a CDS encoding sodium-translocating pyrophosphatase, giving the protein MIFLFSSILAGVILIVYLTLTVLDKSTGNERTEKISRIIQKGARSFLFQEYAVFFPIVFVIAILFGFSSGWTNAIAFIIGSIFSVLAGFFGMTIATKSNARTAWGATKGVGEALDIAFSGGAVMGLVVSVLGLLGLSIVYLTFGLKAVSFYSLGASFFALFARVGGGIYTKAADVGADIVGKVEANLPEDDPRNPAVIADNVGDNVGDVAGMGADLYESYVGSIFSTIVLGYALFGDKGILHTLYIISFGLISSILAIIFVKVLSRLNTEPAVALRMGTISSSVIFLVFALAYAIIENNMNLFWTVLTGNVVGVFIGLITEWYTSGKNVEKLAHSAAMGPANVIISGTALGMESTAVITILIAVGTLISYKLSGLYGIAMAGVGMLATLAMNLSVDAYGPIADNAGGIAQMSGLDKSVREITDKLDALGNTTAAMGKGFAIGSAALTAIALFANFGSVAHVQQIQLQDPNMFIGALIGAMLTFFFSALTMNAVGDAANDMVEEIRRQIREVPGILSGAVDPDYESCIKIATKGALKRMVLPAVLAILAPIVLMVGLGVQAVVGLLIGSTVTGVALAIFMANSGGAWDNAKKYVEEGHLGGKGSFAHKATVVGDTVGDPYKDTAGPSLNILIKLMAITSIVFYSIVGRWL; this is encoded by the coding sequence TTGATATTTCTTTTCTCATCTATTTTGGCGGGTGTGATTCTCATTGTTTATCTAACTTTGACAGTGCTTGATAAGAGTACGGGAAATGAAAGAACTGAAAAGATCTCGAGAATTATCCAAAAAGGTGCGAGGTCTTTTCTATTTCAAGAGTACGCTGTATTCTTTCCCATAGTCTTTGTAATCGCTATACTTTTTGGCTTTTCTTCTGGATGGACTAACGCGATAGCGTTCATTATAGGTTCGATATTCTCGGTTCTTGCTGGATTTTTTGGAATGACAATTGCGACAAAATCAAATGCAAGAACTGCCTGGGGTGCAACAAAAGGTGTTGGTGAGGCACTTGATATAGCCTTTTCTGGTGGAGCAGTTATGGGTCTTGTTGTTTCTGTACTTGGACTTTTGGGATTAAGTATTGTGTATCTAACATTTGGTCTTAAAGCTGTCAGTTTTTACTCACTTGGTGCTTCCTTTTTTGCGTTATTTGCACGTGTTGGCGGTGGAATTTACACGAAGGCAGCAGACGTAGGAGCTGACATCGTTGGAAAGGTTGAAGCAAATTTACCAGAAGATGACCCAAGAAACCCAGCAGTTATAGCTGATAACGTTGGCGACAACGTTGGTGATGTTGCAGGAATGGGTGCAGACCTCTATGAATCTTACGTTGGTTCTATATTCTCAACAATAGTTCTTGGATATGCGCTCTTTGGTGACAAAGGGATTCTTCATACATTGTATATAATCTCATTTGGGCTTATCTCTTCGATACTTGCAATCATATTTGTGAAGGTTCTTTCAAGATTAAACACTGAACCAGCTGTAGCTCTGAGAATGGGAACTATATCTTCAAGTGTAATATTCCTCGTATTTGCACTCGCTTATGCTATTATAGAAAACAACATGAATTTATTTTGGACAGTTTTGACAGGTAATGTTGTTGGAGTATTTATCGGTCTTATAACTGAATGGTACACATCTGGTAAGAATGTTGAAAAATTGGCTCATTCAGCTGCAATGGGACCTGCTAACGTCATAATAAGCGGAACTGCACTTGGTATGGAATCGACAGCAGTAATTACAATATTGATTGCAGTAGGTACATTGATATCCTATAAGCTTTCAGGTCTTTACGGCATAGCGATGGCTGGTGTTGGAATGCTCGCAACACTTGCAATGAATCTTTCTGTTGATGCATATGGTCCAATTGCAGATAACGCTGGTGGGATTGCTCAGATGTCCGGACTTGATAAGAGCGTTAGAGAAATTACCGACAAACTTGATGCACTTGGAAATACAACTGCAGCTATGGGAAAGGGCTTTGCAATTGGTTCAGCTGCATTAACGGCGATAGCACTCTTCGCAAATTTTGGTTCTGTGGCACATGTTCAACAAATTCAACTCCAAGACCCGAACATGTTTATTGGTGCCCTCATTGGTGCTATGCTGACGTTTTTCTTTTCAGCACTTACCATGAACGCTGTCGGAGACGCTGCAAATGACATGGTTGAAGAGATAAGAAGACAGATTCGGGAAGTGCCGGGCATTTTGTCTGGAGCAGTCGACCCTGATTACGAAAGTTGTATAAAAATTGCTACAAAAGGTGCATTGAAAAGGATGGTATTACCCGCAGTTCTTGCAATTTTAGCTCCTATAGTCCTCATGGTAGGTTTAGGTGTTCAAGCAGTTGTAGGATTACTTATCGGTTCAACTGTTACTGGCGTTGCCCTGGCTATCTTTATGGCGAACTCTGGTGGTGCGTGGGATAATGCAAAGAAATATGTAGAAGAGGGGCATCTTGGAGGAAAAGGTTCGTTTGCTCATAAAGCGACAGTTGTTGGTGACACAGTTGGTGACCCATACAAGGATACTGCAGGACCATCGTTGAATATACTCATAAAGTTGATGGCAATAACGTCCATAGTATTCTACTCAATTGTGGGGAGGTGGCTATAA